Proteins found in one Oscillospiraceae bacterium genomic segment:
- a CDS encoding M20/M25/M40 family metallo-hydrolase yields the protein MIQKERLLDLFGRLVAIDSPSLGEREVADLIKTKLIDLGISPQEDDSAVKTGGNCGNIYAYIDGAVKMPPLLFSAHMDTVEPSCGKKMKIDENGTITSDGTTVLGADDFAGIAAILEALTTLKESDLPHRPIELLFTAAEEIYSVGLKQFDIAKLKSREAYVFDLTGPVGSAAYQAPTIISFKAVFNGRAAHAGFAPEKGIHAVKAAAEAVTRIVCGRIGDVTVNVGAISGGGATNIVPDRCAVTGEIRSNSDEKAHRKLDEISDIIRKTAEINGASVEFESTTHITAYRTDLEHPVVKRFQDACKQMNLRADLQPTFGGSDHNLLALHGISGIVLATAMNNCHSCTEYTSEQEICRAAELALALMTAKQ from the coding sequence ATGATTCAAAAAGAACGTTTGCTGGACCTGTTCGGGCGGCTTGTTGCCATTGACAGCCCTTCATTGGGAGAGCGGGAAGTTGCCGATTTAATCAAAACGAAGCTTATTGATTTGGGAATCTCACCCCAAGAGGACGATTCAGCCGTAAAAACAGGCGGAAACTGCGGAAATATTTATGCCTATATCGACGGCGCAGTAAAAATGCCACCCCTGTTATTCTCTGCCCATATGGATACGGTCGAGCCCTCGTGCGGCAAAAAGATGAAAATCGACGAAAACGGGACTATTACCTCGGACGGGACGACTGTTCTCGGCGCGGACGATTTTGCCGGTATCGCAGCCATTCTCGAAGCATTGACCACGCTCAAAGAATCGGACCTGCCGCATCGTCCGATAGAACTGCTGTTTACAGCGGCGGAGGAGATTTACAGCGTCGGTCTCAAACAGTTTGATATCGCCAAGCTAAAGTCTCGGGAGGCCTATGTGTTCGACCTCACGGGTCCGGTCGGCAGCGCGGCCTATCAGGCTCCGACCATTATTTCCTTTAAAGCGGTTTTTAACGGACGCGCGGCCCATGCGGGGTTTGCGCCCGAAAAAGGGATTCATGCGGTCAAAGCGGCGGCGGAAGCGGTCACGCGGATCGTATGCGGCAGGATCGGAGACGTTACCGTGAACGTAGGGGCGATTTCCGGCGGCGGCGCCACCAATATTGTGCCCGATCGCTGTGCGGTCACCGGCGAAATTCGAAGCAATTCGGATGAAAAAGCGCATCGGAAGTTGGATGAGATTTCTGATATCATCCGAAAAACAGCCGAAATAAACGGCGCATCGGTCGAATTTGAAAGCACCACACACATTACGGCGTATCGTACGGATCTTGAGCATCCCGTTGTGAAGCGATTTCAAGACGCCTGCAAACAGATGAATTTAAGAGCGGATTTACAGCCGACTTTTGGGGGAAGCGATCATAATTTGCTTGCTTTACATGGCATTTCGGGCATCGTACTGGCGACAGCGATGAACAACTGCCACTCCTGTACCGAGTACACCAGCGAACAGGAGATATGCAGAGCCGCCGAACTCGCACTCGCTTTGATGACGGCGAAACAGTGA
- a CDS encoding FKBP-type peptidyl-prolyl cis-trans isomerase — MKQMNTLRWFAAVLALSMILFTGCSTKAGETDISSFSYSDGIDENGFWEGIKALKKVTLCDYSAITIPSETYTITEDAIQTEIDDILADYTTSDQVTDRAIVDGDTVNIDYVGSVDGVEFENGSTEGAGTDVVIGVTNYIDDFLQQLIGHKPGESFDIEVTFPEDYGVDDLNGKDAVFAITVNYITETSVPELTDAFVSENLSASKGWTTVEEMKADILSDLQDSAISEYIQNYVVDNTTVKSLPDSIFEYQENATVKSYQDYADYYQMELDDFLSTYVGYASKEELLESNLEANTNYANYSLIMQAIAEDAGITVSDEDISAFFVKYFETDDYSEYETEYGMNYLKQVVLYQNVLDYIKSTAVLA; from the coding sequence ATGAAACAGATGAATACACTGAGATGGTTCGCTGCCGTATTGGCCCTGTCAATGATCCTTTTTACAGGATGCAGTACTAAAGCCGGAGAAACCGACATCAGCTCTTTTTCGTACAGCGACGGCATTGATGAAAACGGATTTTGGGAAGGAATTAAAGCACTGAAAAAAGTGACACTTTGTGACTATTCGGCCATCACGATCCCAAGTGAAACCTACACGATAACCGAGGATGCCATTCAGACGGAAATCGATGATATTCTCGCGGATTATACCACCAGCGACCAGGTGACGGATCGTGCCATAGTAGACGGTGATACCGTCAACATTGACTATGTCGGAAGCGTGGACGGCGTCGAATTCGAAAATGGCAGCACCGAAGGCGCCGGAACCGATGTCGTCATTGGAGTGACAAACTATATCGATGATTTTCTGCAGCAGCTCATCGGGCATAAACCCGGCGAATCGTTTGACATTGAAGTGACGTTCCCCGAGGATTACGGCGTCGATGACCTCAACGGAAAAGATGCGGTTTTTGCGATCACCGTCAATTACATCACCGAGACCTCTGTTCCCGAACTGACCGATGCGTTTGTTTCTGAAAACCTGTCTGCTTCGAAAGGATGGACAACCGTGGAAGAAATGAAGGCGGATATCTTAAGCGATCTTCAGGATTCGGCAATTTCAGAGTACATTCAAAACTATGTTGTCGATAATACCACAGTGAAATCGCTTCCCGATTCGATTTTTGAATACCAGGAAAACGCAACGGTAAAAAGCTATCAGGATTATGCCGATTATTATCAAATGGAATTGGATGACTTTCTCTCAACCTACGTGGGATATGCTTCTAAAGAGGAATTGTTAGAGAGTAATCTTGAGGCCAACACCAACTATGCAAACTACAGTCTGATTATGCAGGCCATTGCGGAAGATGCCGGCATCACGGTCAGCGACGAGGATATCAGCGCGTTCTTTGTCAAATATTTTGAAACGGACGATTATTCCGAATATGAAACGGAATACGGCATGAATTATCTGAAGCAGGTCGTGCTGTATCAGAACGTTCTGGATTATATTAAGAGTACCGCAGTATTGGCCTGA
- a CDS encoding flavodoxin family protein: MDKTMKHIVVIVGSPRKNGNTELLADAFIKGARSVGNTVETISVIGKKIGGCLGCNACYRDAQHRCALHDDMEVCYKRLSEADVIVIATPIYFYGVSSQLKCLIDRLHNPIRNSFKVKKLGLLAVCADDRESVFDSVVTMYRSILNYFSLSDGGVVTVCGVSEKGDIKGNPKLKAAQEMGRTI; this comes from the coding sequence ATGGATAAAACGATGAAACACATCGTCGTTATCGTCGGCAGCCCGCGAAAAAACGGAAACACGGAACTCTTGGCGGACGCGTTCATCAAGGGCGCGCGCAGCGTCGGAAATACCGTCGAAACCATTTCGGTGATCGGTAAAAAGATCGGCGGGTGTCTCGGCTGCAATGCGTGTTATCGGGATGCACAGCACCGGTGTGCGCTGCATGATGATATGGAAGTCTGTTATAAACGTCTATCGGAAGCCGATGTCATCGTGATCGCCACTCCGATCTATTTCTACGGCGTCAGTTCGCAGCTGAAATGTCTGATCGACCGTCTCCACAACCCCATCCGCAACTCCTTCAAAGTGAAAAAACTCGGCCTGCTCGCGGTATGCGCGGACGACAGGGAATCGGTTTTCGATTCGGTGGTCACCATGTATCGCTCGATACTCAATTATTTTTCTCTTTCCGACGGCGGCGTAGTCACGGTTTGCGGCGTTTCGGAGAAAGGCGATATCAAGGGGAATCCCAAGCTGAAAGCGGCACAGGAGATGGGCAGAACAATTTAA